A stretch of DNA from Kwoniella mangroviensis CBS 8507 chromosome 1 map unlocalized Ctg01, whole genome shotgun sequence:
GATGTGACTACGGGATCGCGTCAATGGCAGTGACAGTGACAGATGCCGACGTGGAAGATATACAAGATATCGCATCAGACACGTGTATCAACGGTCTGTGGAATATTCCAGTATATCCATTTATTGTATTTTATCCTGTCCACCGGAGGATAACGTAAACATGTGGCAAGTAACCGATACAATGGCGATGCATGGCGATGATGTAGTAACCTAACCTCGTGTCAAGTGCTTGCTCGTTGATTACGAGTACTGTTTGAGAATTCACATAGTGAACTACATCCGATGTTATTCAAGTGTGTCTAGTGACCAGTTAGAGCGAGGATCACGTCTACTTCTCATTAAACATAATTGCATCTCATATCTCTTTTGGTTGTCTATATACACATATTTATCATTTACATCCTTGGTGTTAGCAGCTTGTATTTtccagcaacaacagcaactTGGACAGACACGATGATCCCACCCGAACCACCCAAACACACCTACGCATCCACTCACCCACACCctgatcatattgatatccCACGTACAGAGGGACCACCGGCACCGGCGACGGATGATCTGTTGGAGTCACCGCCTTTGGTGTCCAGTGCGGATAGGCCACCGCCTTCTAGGGGGATTCTGAAGAATCCCCTCAGAAGGGGTAGCGGGatgggggaggaggggatggTGGTGGATAACCAGTGAGTTTTCACTTTTGCTACGGCAGTtcggggtgggatgggggcggtGTTCATATCAAGGGCGGGTGGGTGGGCACAGTACATATCGGTAGCtaggggtgggatggggtCACAGTTCATATTGGTAGCtaggggtgggatgggggaaTACTACTAGATATATGaaacatatatatagcatCTATACTGACTACGACATATACTTTATAGCCTACAATGGGACGAAGCAAACATCGCATTGACCGAGATACAGAAGGATTCGTTAATGTGAGTGATGCTATGTTATCTATACGATATATGTTACTAACATACACTACTATGTTTATAGGAAAATCACCGAACCCAAAACACCCTATGTACGATACGACGCTGAGAACGATCGAGTGTTGGGTGggtcattcatcttcttatGACTCGACTATCACTCATCTGGAATTGTACCTTACTTACATATGTCACGTTGATGTAGACAACGATATCCCAAACTTCGACCTCGAGCATGATCAAGCTCCTAAATCACCTAATACACCTCTGGATCCAGGACGGGGAAGGTAAGACTTCTTTCTCGTTTATGCATCTTGCATGATTCAGTTTGAGGTACAAGGGCTGACCCGTATGAACTCGACCAGCTTCCCAAGCACCCCCAACTCCCTCGCCGAAAATACCCTCTTCAactctcaagctcaacaacctcaagACGAAGTACCCAGACGACCTTCCGTTTCAAGCAGTTCCTctcgatcagcttcattctcgTTACCTGCTCGCGACAGACCCGTTCGACCCGGCTCATCTGgctcatccagatcatctcACTCTTCTCAATCAGGTGGAAAACCCAATATCCCCGGACCGGAGGCATTGGGAGCGACAGCCGCTAATACCGCTGCCAACTCCGGTGAGGTATTTAGCGATagcgaagatgagatggacgaagagcAGAAAGCGAAACATAAGGAATTCGCCGCAAAGAGAAATAACCATTATTCAAAAGAGGCTGCCTTCGCTATGAAAAAGGCTAGGGAGCTGTtacagaaggaagaagatgatgaacaagaagaggaaggaggtgcTAATGGTGTGGCTAATGGGAGGATGGACATTGATGGTTAGGGATTCTAAGAGCGATTTGACCGGCCGTCTCAGGTGGAAGTGAATCGCAACTCTACCTCTGTAAAGGTATTTACTTAATCACTAGATTGTTTTGAACTGTTTGGAATTgagagaatgaggagaaaCCTGAGTTGAAACCGACGTTTAAAGGAGATTGCGTTTTTATGTCGTATATTGTATtatctatcatctttctctcttacaTCCACCTGTACATGAATGACCATTTTCATTGTTACCGCTTGATCAAATAGCAACTCCCATGGTTGAGAATATACATAGAGCACGAGAGCATCCTGACGGAGATGACCCGTGACTGACTTCGATCCGTCggaaaaagagaaacatATGTGTACCACCCCTTTAAGGTCGAAATTTCAGATCTAGGAGCGTTCCGGCGAAAGATTTATttacaaaatcaaaaatTATTGATTGCGATCGTCCATATGCATATATTGGGATAATACAGCAGACAGACCCATCGTAGAACACCAACTATTCAACATGTCCATTGAAGAAGCTGCCCCAGCGATAAgcaaggaggagaagaaacgattgaaagaggagaaacgaGCTAGgaaagctgccaaagcagcaGCCGCCGCTGGTACTTCTGGTGAATCAACTCCTGCCGtgcaggagaagaaggagaagaagaggaagagtagTGAAGATGCAGTGGAAGAAACagtaaaagagaagaaagagaagaaggacaagaagaagaagagtaaatCTATTGGAGCCGATGGGGCTGCTCAATCTTCCGAGACTGTAGGCGGCGCAGATGaaccaccaaagaagaagtcgaagaagTCGAAGACCGAAGAGACTGAAGAATCAGCTACTCCCGTTGAATCTTCCGTCCCTTCTGCAGAGGAACCTACTCCGATGTTGAGTAAGAAACAGCAAAAGAAGCTCGCTAAAGCTCAAGCCGCCACTACCACCAGCACTACCGGTCCATCGTCTTCTATGCCAAGTATTTCAACTGAATTCACCGCCGAACACAATACTTATCTCACCTCGCAAAACATCACTTTAACCCCTTCGGTCTATCCTCCAATCCTCTCTAtaccatctttacctatcaATCCCGCACTTCAACCATTCCTCAAATCATTTTCTAAACCTACGCCAATTCAAGCATGCAGTTGGCCAGCACTACTGGCCAAGAGGGACGTAGTGGGTATAGCAGAAAcaggatcaggtaaaacTCTATCATTCGGTGTACCAGGTCTTAACCATGTATCCTCCCTTCCACCCGtggggaagaaaggtaaaggtcAAATTGCCATGTTGGTCTTGGCACCTACTCGAGAACTCGCCCAACAATCGCACGATACGATATCGGCTTTTGGTAAATCCGTAGGGATCAATTCGGTCTGTTTATTCGGTGGTGTAGGTAAATACGAGCAGATAAATGAGTTGAAAAAGGGAGAGACAAGGATTGTCGTGGGAACGCCTGGAAGAACATTGGATTTGGCTGATGCgggtgatttggatttgagtaGGTGAGTGAAGAGTTTCAAAGGTTGTTTCTCTTTTCGGTCCCTTGTGACATATGGACAATATACCAGGACATATACTAGAacgaaagtggaagatgtgACCCATAAACAGGGCATCTATATTTCATATTGTCCTACTTATCCCCCTTTAAGTTATCTTATTATACCGAATGCGACCGTCGCTGACCCTGTGTCTATGATGCAGCGTATCATACCTTGTGTTAGACGAAGCGGATAGAATGTTAGACCAAGGTTTCGAGAATGATATCAGGAGGATTATAGCTCATACGCCTGATCATACCAAAGGTAGACAAACTGTCATGTGTGAGTAAACACCACTATCTTTGccatcttgttcatcgatGCATTGGACGGGGCATGTTACCTATGGCATCGCGACATAGTACACTTTTTCTGCTCTGTCCAGTCCATGTAATCGTAACAACACGCTAAGCTGTCATCTTCTTATACACAGTCTCCGCCACCTGGCCTGAATCAGTCCGAAGActcgcttcttccttcctcaacGACCCTATTCGAATAACCGTTGGATCAGACGAGCTTTCAGCTAACAAGAGGATAGATCAAGTCGTAGAAGTCTTGGACAACTCAAGGGACAAAGAGTGAGTCTGCCACTTCCCTGACTTCTGCTCCTATCCCTTTTGAGATGAACCAATCTAATACATGTAAATCATCTAGCGGTCGATTATTGTACCACCTGCGAAATCACTTGAAAGCTCACCCCAACACTCCCACATCCCCTACACGTATACTAGTGTTCGCCTTATACAAGAAAGAAGCTCAACGTCTCGAATACACAATCCGAAAAGCCAACTATAACGTCGGCGCGTTACATGGTGATATGACTCAGGACGCTCGATTCAAGGCTTTGGACTTGTTCAAGACTGGTAAACAGAATGTACTCGTTGCTACGGATGTAGCTGCGAGAGGGTTGGATATTCCTGATGTGGGGTTGGTCATTAATGTGACGTTCCCTTTGACTACTGGTGAGTTGGTCGTCTGTCTGTCCTACATATAacctcaaactcaacctcaataccGAAGCTCCTCTGTTCAGACTATCTTTGTACAATGTTCTTGTCCCATATCTTAGAGCATAGCTGATACACTCTGATACCGCAGAGGACTTTGTTCACCGATGCGGTCGAACTGGACGAGCAGGCAAGACAGGTAAAGCCGTAACTTTCTTCACTGGGGAGAACCATGAGAAATCCTTGGCAGGTGAATTTATGAGAGTACTTAGAGATGTTGGAGCGGACGTTCCAAAGGAGATGGATAGGTTCCCTACGaccatcaagaagaagggtgagtcgTCAAGTCTTCACTGAGTGCAGTACAAGTAGTTCATTGCTGACGATTGATTCATTTGCTTGGCGGATAGAAAACGGTTCATATGGTGCTTTCTATAAGGATACTAGTGATGCTCCTGCTGCGACCAAGATCACTTTTGATTAGGTGTGCTGTCGTGAATCAGGTTCAAAGATTATTATTTTTTATCGGGTATGAGATACGCCTTAGATCCATCAGTTTTCATCGGGTATGGTATACAGCCGTATCTTTGATCATATTGATTCTCTGTACACTCGAAAGATGCTTGCTTTTATGTATGATAGATGTCATCAGCAATACTGGCGTGGACTGACTAATaatcaaattcaaattgAGATAAGACTTGAAATCGACCGCCATTGATTGTGATTTTTGTCTTATGtcatcacttccacttccacttccactttcgAGTTTTTCCGCAAATCCCGGATCGTCCTTCCTCTTGCATTACCCGAAGGTTTTTCCAAGTCGTTCGGTTTAATTCGTTATGAAAACGACCTGTCTGTTATGGGTACCATTCACCTTTTCAGGCTTAAGGCACTTACGGCGAATGATCATTATTTTGCACCATCGCATTATGCATATGAATATGCAAGAACTCAGTTGTTCTCGAACTATTTATTCGGCGTCTAACCACCTACGATGCCCGTGGGTCGTTCGGTGGTTAGTGGACTGGACGGAATAAcggtgaatgagatgatataATCGTTTTTCTCTTGATAGCATCAGATaaaacatatatatagtcaagctgaatttgtttatctttccttttgtctGTCGTCTTGTTGCTCACCTATATTacaaatcatccaatctcactCGATCATCTTACTTGTTTATTCATAACGTACCAATATAATATCGttcttgatccatcatctacatcatgAGTCTATTCGCCAAATTAGGATACGAATCGATCCCCTCTGAAATTGCCAAGAAGAGTTTCTACGAGTTGAAAGCTACTTTACCTGGGAGTAAAGGTGAATTAGACTTTGTGAGTATATCGTCGATCTACTCTATTAATCGGTAAGGTACTGACGAGGTGATCTGACCTGTGTAGGCAACTTTGAAAGGAAAGGTTGTATTGATAGTGAACACAGCATCCaaatggtgagtcatccgttgtttgttcatcatcacagTATTTGGGAAAGATAAGGGactgatgatggattggtgaaTGGGTTCAGTGGATTCACATATCAAGTGAGCATCTTATCCCTCTTTCTAATTTACGATCGACCAATGTCCAGTTGTGACTGACTCGCAAATTGTATTTGAACAGTACACCGGCCTCGAAGAGCTGTACAAATCATACCATGATAAAGGCTTAGAAGTATTGGGTTTCCCTTCCAACGAGTTCGGGAGTCAAGAACCTGGTACCGATGACGACATTTCTTCATTCTGTACTGTGAGTTCTAATCCAAATGCAGACCATTCATATTCACCATCGCCTCGGCCTTATGCCATGTACTGATACCCATCTGCCCTTTCTTGTACAGCTCAACCACGGTGTAACCTTCCCTTTGATGAAGAAATCCGAAGTGAACGGTAAAAACATGAACGAAGTATTTGCATGGTTGAAATCCCAGAAAGGggatggtgtaggtggtatAGCAGGTACAACTTCTATCAAGTGGTATGTTCATCCTCCTAGCGCCGTAAAAGTCATATGGACATGCGCTCAtgctttttttttttggaatATACAGGAACTTTACCAAATTCCTCGTTGACAAGGCAGGTAAAGTAGTAGGAAGGTATGgatcatctaccaaacctgagaaattgaaagaggagattgaaaagtTGTTATAATTATAAAATCAATTCGGACGGATGTtctagatatatatactcggATTTTGTCTATACCAAATTAGATATAGTATGGAGTAAATATAACAATGCACTTACTTATTCAGCCTTGCATTTGTTGCATGCATCAATCGTGGTCAGATGAACAATGAGATGAGTTGCCACCTGGAATGGAGTGATCGTCGGTCGATTGTGTGACTTCCCGACGGTCAACAAAGTACAAGCAAACATCGAATAGGATTAGGATTGAATTGGAGGTCCAAGCGTCATTCAGACTTACCTTCACTTGACATACATCActcttatatacctttgtCATCAATATGATGCCAATGACTGCAATGACAATATCAGCATACTCCACCTAGAGCATCAGCAGCACGATCCAAGACCCAAGTCGGGCCATCCACTCACCAAAGTCAAAAGTACAGATCATGTCTTCAGGCTCAACTGCCAACGCAAGTGCAAGTGCGATCCCCTTCACCGCTCCTCATCCATTATCCACCACTTCCCCACAAACGCAAACACAGACACCTTACACTCCAGGATCACATACGGAGACCACTCCATTAGTCAGACAAAACCTCAACGAAGTGATAAATAGTAACAGTGGTAGTTTCAGTGTGATTCGACAATCTGGAGACAGAGAATATGGGGATATATCGAAAGGAAAGTACCAggattgggaagaagagttCGAAAGGTCGAAATtgaaggaatgggaagagaaagttgGGAGGGATTTGAAAGGTTGGAgaggtgggaatgggtatgTATGAATATTCACGACTAATGAGCGTcttggaagctgatatgatgatcaaattgCATTACTCCCATTACGAATGATAACATTGGATTACGGTCGTCTACAACCAATTCAACAATACGTTATATGCTTATATGTTCATCCCTATCAACACCATATGTCAAAAATCACAGCAAACCGAGATCGTACTATGCTCTTCGAGCTCTCCCTCCCCACTCATATTTCCATCAACCCATAACAGGGACGATAGGCAAACATCTACCGAAAGAGATCGTAAGGATAGAAAGGGATTGGAGTGGTGGGGAAGTATGTCAGTGAGTTGTAGTTGCATGATGCCCACTTCAATAATCACACACCCTTCCGAGGCTTAAATATATCACGGTGGCATCGCTAACTAGCTATGAGTGTACCAGGTTCGATACAGTCTATCCaatggaattggaaggaaGGGTAAGTCGCCATTCACCTCTTACGAGCATGTACAAAATCTCGAACCAATTAACCCAAGTATATGAGCTGAAGGTTTGAAATTCTGTTTTGACCTTGATGGCTCACTTGCAGATCCAGCCGCATCAAATGTCTGAGTTTGTCACTACTCTCAACGAGATCCTCTATTCGGCGTATTCTGTCAGAGCGACCATATGGGATAATTTGATTGCTGTGGGAACACTTTGGACGAGTTTGATATGGAGGGAAAGTCATTTTGAAAAGGTGAGAAAATCCAGATTTGGGTGATAGAACAGATTATATGGTCCATTCAGCATGTAAACTAACCTTTTATGACTTCGTCTTCGTAATAGGAACTGCAAAGAGCTGAACGATTTATTCAAGAATCCAATAAAACGCTGTTCAACCCACAGGGGTTGAACTTGCTTTCACCACGATATGTTGCTTTACAATTCGTACGTTCCCCGTTTTTTCCATCGCACAATTCGGGCTTCATACTGAACTGAACCATGAAATTGATCTTGAATCGCTCGTTTTGTGGTCATAACAGCTCGAAATTGAGTAAGTCATTattaccaccaccatcatcatcatcatctccctcttcttcttcttcttcttcttcttcttcttcttcacttgaaTCAATATGATATACCTGGCTTGCTGATTGTGTATCAACACCTTTTACAGGTATTATTAGCCAAATGATTATACTAAAAACTCCCTTCCATAACTCCCGTTTACCTTTTTCTATCTTCCCTCTGTTATCGTATCATTGTTGTCATACCTTGCATACAAAATCTCATCTATACGAATTATTATACATTTACACATCAGTCACGAGAGTACGAAACTACATCCCCTTCCAATCTGTATATATTATATCATTATAATGAGTcaatgaaatgatgaaatcCGCTATCTTCTGTAATGTAATATAGGGTATATGTGTCTCAGTCAATACAAAAGCATCTATAATCTAACGACctttccattccattccatttcTGGTCGACAATTACACTCTATGACAGTTCCTTGGGAATCGCTTTAATAGCTTTATCGATCAATTTATTGGTATAATCAGGATTATCCAAATACAAATGATGTCCTGCTTTAGGAATAACGTGACATGACGATTGAGTGTTTCCTGATTCCTCAAGTAATTTCAAGgaatcttcaccacctttcacgTCCATCCCTATGAGTCAGTGAGCAGATCAGCTCAAGTCCAAACCAGTGACTTGTATGCGCAGAGGAGTAACTTACAATCGTTATCACCGTACATGAATGTAACAGGTACTTTCAATCTATTTATTCGATCGAGGATAGGTATCCTCGCATAAGCACCGGGAGCAAGGATATGAGCTAGCAAGTCAGCCGTCAGTAAACTTTTCAATGCCTGGAAATTTCTTCTTGCCTCCAATCGAATGATCACTTACAGATACAATATTCTCCACTACCTTTCATGATACTCGTACCATATATATACGAATGAAGATCCCTCACGTCTTCTTCTGACTGAGCGGCAAATCGTCGACTCGAATATTTACCGACCCATAATGGGCCGAATGGACCTACGCTCCGGAGGATACTGAATGGGGACATGCCGCGTTCCCATCCCCATGTGAAGACTATTCCAACAATTCAAGGTCAAAAAAATGACCAGCATTGTATATAAGATTTGATTTGACTCACATTTCATCATGTTCCTCCTTACGAaactctcttctctccttttcgcCCATTCCTTCGCTTCTCCTTGCGGACCACTGTTCAGCTCCGCCTCAGCCGCATCAGTAGCGTCGTCCAATTCCTGAGGAGTTTCAGGTGGACTTCTCGTCTGCGTTTGTACATTATCTCTCGAGGTAAGTTCGGATGATAAAGGATATTTGACATATTCAGGTCCATGGGGTATACCAGCCGGAGACAAAAGGATCAGACCCTTGACTCTTTCTGGATATCTAACTGA
This window harbors:
- a CDS encoding ATP-dependent RNA helicase DBP3 codes for the protein MSIEEAAPAISKEEKKRLKEEKRARKAAKAAAAAGTSGESTPAVQEKKEKKRKSSEDAVEETVKEKKEKKDKKKKSKSIGADGAAQSSETVGGADEPPKKKSKKSKTEETEESATPVESSVPSAEEPTPMLSKKQQKKLAKAQAATTTSTTGPSSSMPSISTEFTAEHNTYLTSQNITLTPSVYPPILSIPSLPINPALQPFLKSFSKPTPIQACSWPALLAKRDVVGIAETGSGKTLSFGVPGLNHVSSLPPVGKKGKGQIAMLVLAPTRELAQQSHDTISAFGKSVGINSVCLFGGVGKYEQINELKKGETRIVVGTPGRTLDLADAGDLDLSSVSYLVLDEADRMLDQGFENDIRRIIAHTPDHTKGRQTVMFSATWPESVRRLASSFLNDPIRITVGSDELSANKRIDQVVEVLDNSRDKDGRLLYHLRNHLKAHPNTPTSPTRILVFALYKKEAQRLEYTIRKANYNVGALHGDMTQDARFKALDLFKTGKQNVLVATDVAARGLDIPDVGLVINVTFPLTTEDFVHRCGRTGRAGKTGKAVTFFTGENHEKSLAGEFMRVLRDVGADVPKEMDRFPTTIKKKENGSYGAFYKDTSDAPAATKITFD